A genome region from Aurantiacibacter sp. MUD61 includes the following:
- a CDS encoding DMT family transporter, with product MEHKQRLFLPFLAAFVGIGFLSLMDALMKGASLATGVYTASLLRSLLAAAMLAPIWLATGFAWPKRAVLKLHIERGIVSAVMALTFFYALTKLPIAEAIAISFIAPLIALYFARIFLGETISRQAIVASLIGFAGTIVIVSGRLGRSDFDEGVALGLASLSFSALLYAYNFVVIRRQSQVAKPLECATFHSGVGGLVQALAAPFFFVLPGTETLGMIGFAAALTAVASMLISWSYARAEAQVLVPVEYTSFLWAALLGWLYFQEEVTLPTMLGVSLIVVGCWLAIPRKKKPARVPSD from the coding sequence ATGGAGCACAAACAGCGCCTTTTCCTGCCTTTTCTGGCTGCCTTTGTCGGGATCGGTTTTCTGTCCCTTATGGATGCGCTGATGAAAGGTGCGTCGCTCGCGACCGGGGTTTACACCGCATCATTGCTGCGCTCGCTGCTGGCGGCCGCCATGCTAGCGCCGATCTGGCTTGCGACCGGCTTTGCATGGCCGAAGCGGGCGGTGCTGAAGCTGCATATAGAGCGCGGGATCGTGTCAGCCGTGATGGCGCTCACCTTCTTCTATGCGCTCACCAAACTTCCGATTGCCGAAGCAATCGCGATCAGTTTCATCGCCCCGCTGATTGCCCTTTATTTCGCGCGCATTTTCCTCGGCGAAACGATCAGCCGCCAGGCAATCGTCGCTTCGCTAATCGGGTTTGCAGGTACAATCGTGATTGTCAGCGGCAGGCTTGGGCGCAGCGATTTTGACGAAGGCGTGGCGCTTGGTCTTGCCTCGCTGAGTTTTTCCGCCCTGCTCTATGCCTATAATTTCGTCGTCATTCGCCGCCAGTCGCAAGTCGCCAAACCACTCGAATGCGCGACCTTCCACTCGGGCGTCGGCGGATTGGTTCAGGCGCTGGCCGCGCCGTTCTTCTTCGTCCTGCCTGGCACCGAAACTCTCGGCATGATCGGCTTTGCAGCCGCGCTTACCGCGGTCGCGTCCATGCTCATTTCATGGAGCTACGCCCGGGCTGAGGCGCAGGTGCTGGTCCCCGTGGAATACACCAGCTTCCTTTGGGCAGCGCTGCTTGGGTGGCTGTACTTTCAGGAAGAAGTGACATTGCCGACCATGCTCGGCGTGTCGCTGATCGTGGTCGGATGCTGGCTCGCCATTCCGCGCAAGAAGAAGCCTGCGCGTGTACCCAGCGACTAG
- a CDS encoding L,D-transpeptidase family protein: protein MRFLGWSGALASLAVIAAPGTAQVLFAQDILEQEDAAEVTATPGLQSNEIVQSDPFPAVRQWSLDQASALLDYVESVDAEGLVPGDYRPDLLRAEIANGESDALNTRASGVFAWLVEDLRDGRTPMESRRQWFVVDPDPDLLPVGPLLAEAIETGDIAGVLSSLNPAHADYAALRDALAETPESDTRRRQIIRANMDRWRWLPRDLGGQYLITNVPEYQLRLMVNDRIISTYRTIVGAPGRTATPQLMETVEGVVFNPTWTVPQSIVRGEGLGNRVLNNPQWARRNGYTATRGANGWITVVQQPGPSNSLGMMKLDMPNPHAIFLHDTPQRHLFDSDNRARSHGCIRVERALELAMTVAILGRGATRDEAVAISASGDYTRVPVERTMPVYITYFTMGLDAEGNLRSFEDIYNRDAPVLASLDAPRQGNRDRATSEEVIEIVEDARTTAS, encoded by the coding sequence ATGCGTTTCCTAGGGTGGAGCGGCGCGCTTGCGAGCCTGGCGGTTATTGCCGCTCCGGGCACGGCGCAGGTGCTGTTTGCGCAGGATATTCTCGAGCAGGAAGATGCTGCCGAAGTCACGGCAACGCCGGGCCTCCAAAGCAATGAGATCGTCCAGAGCGATCCCTTCCCTGCCGTCCGGCAATGGTCGCTCGATCAAGCGAGCGCGCTTCTGGACTATGTCGAGAGTGTCGATGCAGAGGGCCTGGTCCCTGGGGATTATCGCCCGGACCTGCTGCGCGCTGAAATCGCCAATGGAGAGAGCGACGCGCTCAACACCCGGGCCAGCGGCGTGTTCGCCTGGTTGGTCGAGGATCTGCGCGATGGACGCACTCCGATGGAATCGCGCCGGCAATGGTTTGTCGTCGACCCGGATCCCGACCTGCTGCCTGTTGGCCCTTTGCTCGCCGAGGCAATAGAAACGGGCGACATTGCGGGCGTGCTGTCTTCGCTCAATCCGGCGCATGCCGATTACGCTGCGCTTCGTGATGCGCTCGCCGAAACGCCCGAGAGCGACACACGCCGCCGCCAGATCATTCGCGCCAATATGGACCGCTGGCGTTGGCTTCCGCGCGATCTGGGCGGGCAATATCTCATCACCAATGTGCCGGAATACCAACTGCGCCTGATGGTGAATGATCGCATCATCAGCACCTATCGGACCATTGTCGGCGCGCCGGGACGCACGGCCACGCCGCAGCTGATGGAGACGGTCGAAGGCGTGGTGTTCAACCCGACTTGGACAGTGCCGCAGAGCATTGTGCGCGGGGAGGGGCTTGGCAACCGCGTGCTTAACAATCCGCAATGGGCACGCCGCAATGGCTATACGGCCACGCGCGGTGCCAACGGTTGGATCACCGTGGTTCAGCAGCCGGGGCCAAGCAATTCGCTCGGTATGATGAAGCTCGACATGCCCAATCCGCATGCGATCTTCCTGCACGATACGCCCCAGCGCCATCTGTTCGACAGCGACAATCGCGCGCGCAGCCACGGCTGCATCCGTGTGGAACGCGCGCTGGAACTGGCGATGACGGTGGCCATCCTCGGTCGCGGCGCAACGCGTGACGAGGCGGTCGCGATCTCGGCGAGCGGCGATTACACCCGCGTGCCGGTGGAGCGGACCATGCCGGTCTACATCACCTATTTCACCATGGGACTGGACGCGGAAGGCAATCTGCGTAGCTTCGAGGATATCTACAATCGCGATGCACCCGTGCTCGCATCGCTCGATGCGCCGCGTCAGGGCAATCGCGACCGCGCGACGAGCGAGGAAGTGATCGAGATTGTCGAGGACGCCCGCACCACCGCGAGCTAA
- a CDS encoding murein L,D-transpeptidase catalytic domain-containing protein: protein MNRRQLLTSGIAAGAALSAPARVFAQAAPDPRTRRLIEIAQREVERVGATLWHRDVVGVADFGLHSAQPRFHFVDLLNGRVNSTLVSHGSGSDPEHDGWLNDYSNLHDSWATSRGAYITWEWYEGRYGTSVRLGGLDESNSNALDRAIVLHSAGYATPGHVAQWGRLGRSNGCPAFGTETFPQVLYRLSGGRLIFADTLGIGADGEDVAMPPQEPVDFEAAIAERRARNTPEPETSESELDRIYREANPTLPES from the coding sequence ATGAATCGCCGCCAGCTTCTCACATCAGGCATAGCCGCAGGTGCCGCGCTTTCCGCGCCCGCGCGCGTGTTTGCGCAGGCAGCGCCAGACCCGCGCACGCGCCGCTTGATCGAGATCGCCCAGCGGGAAGTCGAGCGGGTTGGCGCTACACTATGGCACCGCGATGTGGTGGGCGTAGCCGATTTCGGCCTGCATTCTGCGCAGCCGCGCTTCCACTTCGTTGATCTGCTGAATGGCCGGGTAAACAGCACGCTCGTATCGCATGGCAGCGGCTCTGATCCTGAGCATGATGGCTGGCTCAACGATTATTCCAATTTGCACGATAGCTGGGCGACCAGCCGCGGCGCCTATATCACCTGGGAATGGTATGAAGGGCGCTATGGCACATCCGTGCGGCTCGGCGGGCTGGATGAGAGCAATTCCAACGCGCTGGACCGCGCGATTGTGCTGCATTCAGCGGGCTATGCGACACCCGGGCACGTGGCCCAATGGGGGCGGCTCGGCCGCTCCAACGGTTGCCCTGCTTTCGGCACGGAGACTTTTCCCCAAGTGCTCTATCGCCTGTCCGGTGGAAGGCTGATTTTCGCCGATACGCTGGGAATTGGCGCGGATGGGGAAGACGTCGCGATGCCGCCGCAGGAACCTGTCGACTTCGAAGCGGCCATTGCGGAGCGCCGCGCGCGAAACACTCCGGAACCGGAGACCAGCGAAAGCGAATTGGACCGGATTTACCGCGAGGCCAATCCTACGCTGCCTGAAAGCTAA
- a CDS encoding retropepsin-like aspartic protease family protein, giving the protein MDIRVPFACVLIAGGLVAFIMPAFDDAGSDGSAQTLAQTAENQADAQLAALEVDTPSTWNDHVRLDRERDGHFYAEVVVDGTPSRMMVDTGASVIALTGDDAAAMGLYWDESEVAPVAQGASGVVYGVHTQLSSVRLGNFEARDVQAMIIPEGLGISLLGQSFLSTINSVEIADDRMVLESARP; this is encoded by the coding sequence ATGGATATCCGTGTTCCCTTTGCCTGCGTGCTGATCGCCGGTGGCCTGGTGGCATTTATCATGCCGGCATTCGATGATGCCGGCAGCGATGGGTCGGCGCAAACGCTTGCACAGACAGCCGAAAATCAGGCCGATGCGCAGCTGGCTGCGCTGGAAGTGGACACTCCCTCGACCTGGAACGACCATGTCCGGCTCGATCGCGAACGCGATGGTCATTTCTATGCCGAAGTCGTTGTCGACGGCACCCCCTCGCGCATGATGGTCGACACAGGGGCCAGCGTTATCGCGCTTACCGGCGATGATGCGGCGGCGATGGGCCTCTATTGGGATGAAAGCGAAGTCGCACCCGTCGCACAGGGTGCCAGCGGCGTGGTCTATGGCGTGCATACGCAGCTCAGCAGCGTCCGCCTCGGCAATTTTGAAGCGCGCGATGTACAGGCGATGATCATTCCCGAAGGCCTCGGCATTTCGCTGCTCGGCCAATCCTTCCTCTCCACCATCAATTCGGTTGAAATCGCCGATGATCGCATGGTGCTCGAAAGCGCTCGCCCATGA
- a CDS encoding histone deacetylase family protein, with amino-acid sequence MLHVVHHADYMAPRPERGTFKFDKYYLVMEALRQSGFALTEHSPEPSPREWLEAVHCPDYVEQVFTASVPREKERRIGFPVTPHIASRVRHTNGGTWLAAMLAKEHGYAANSAAGSHHALHDTGAGYCVFNDLAVTANRLLATGEASRVLIVDLDVHQGDGTASLLAGRDDVFTLSLHAEKNFPVRKARSTLDIGLPDGIEDDDYLAELDRHLPSVMQQFAPDFVLYQAGVDPHGDDKLGRLALSDKGLIQRDRYVLEQARTRGLPVASALGGGYGADQGEVAARHARSMLAMAFPEAGAGDLIDATSIFTGV; translated from the coding sequence ATGCTCCACGTCGTCCACCACGCCGATTACATGGCTCCGCGTCCGGAGCGCGGCACGTTCAAATTCGACAAATACTACCTCGTCATGGAAGCTTTGCGGCAGAGCGGCTTTGCGCTGACCGAGCATTCGCCCGAGCCTTCCCCGCGCGAATGGCTCGAGGCGGTGCATTGTCCCGATTATGTCGAGCAGGTTTTCACCGCCAGCGTTCCGCGCGAGAAGGAGCGGCGGATCGGCTTTCCCGTCACCCCGCATATCGCAAGCCGCGTGCGCCATACCAATGGCGGCACATGGCTCGCTGCGATGCTGGCGAAAGAGCATGGCTATGCCGCCAATTCGGCTGCGGGGAGTCACCATGCGCTGCACGATACAGGCGCTGGCTATTGCGTGTTCAACGATTTGGCCGTCACCGCCAATCGCCTGCTGGCGACCGGTGAAGCCAGCCGCGTGCTGATCGTCGACCTCGACGTGCATCAGGGTGATGGCACGGCAAGCCTGCTGGCTGGGCGCGACGACGTATTCACTCTGTCGTTGCATGCCGAAAAGAATTTCCCTGTTCGCAAGGCGCGCTCAACGCTCGATATCGGCCTGCCGGATGGGATCGAGGACGATGATTATCTGGCCGAGCTGGACCGTCACCTGCCCTCGGTCATGCAGCAATTCGCGCCCGATTTCGTGCTCTATCAGGCTGGGGTCGACCCGCATGGGGATGACAAACTGGGACGCCTCGCCCTTAGTGACAAAGGTCTGATTCAGCGCGATCGCTACGTTCTCGAACAGGCCCGCACGCGCGGCTTACCGGTCGCCAGCGCGCTGGGCGGCGGATATGGCGCGGACCAAGGCGAAGTCGCCGCGCGCCATGCCCGCTCGATGCTCGCCATGGCCTTCCCGGAGGCGGGCGCGGGCGACCTGATCGACGCCACATCCATCTTTACCGGGGTTTAA
- a CDS encoding thioredoxin family protein: protein MTMQAGGIFRAGVTRMAILPLAALLALPGCVAINVTDNGSTASADAEAHHDYLEANSYAVSADPMGDVDAALARAAERDTRMLLVMGGNWCHDSRALAGWLETERFAALIEDHYELVFVNIGLPQTGDGHNLDIAARFGVDNIEGTPNLLVVTPEGLLVNRDTATSWRNAASRSEDAIYDELVELAHRPALIEPVEGIEIAQ, encoded by the coding sequence ATGACGATGCAGGCGGGCGGTATTTTTCGCGCGGGGGTTACCCGCATGGCGATCCTGCCGCTCGCCGCATTGCTGGCGCTGCCGGGATGCGTGGCGATCAATGTCACCGATAATGGCAGCACAGCCAGCGCCGATGCCGAAGCGCATCACGATTATCTCGAAGCAAATTCCTACGCCGTCTCGGCAGACCCGATGGGCGATGTCGACGCCGCTCTTGCCCGAGCGGCGGAGCGCGACACGCGGATGCTGCTGGTGATGGGCGGAAACTGGTGCCATGACAGCCGCGCGCTCGCCGGATGGCTGGAAACGGAGCGCTTCGCTGCGCTGATCGAGGATCATTACGAGCTGGTCTTCGTGAACATCGGCCTGCCGCAGACAGGCGATGGCCACAATCTCGATATCGCCGCTCGTTTCGGAGTCGATAATATCGAAGGCACCCCCAACCTCCTCGTGGTCACGCCCGAAGGGCTGCTGGTCAATCGCGACACCGCCACAAGCTGGCGCAACGCTGCCAGCCGCAGCGAGGACGCGATCTACGACGAGCTGGTCGAACTCGCGCACCGCCCTGCTCTGATTGAGCCTGTCGAAGGGATCGAAATCGCGCAGTAG
- the ispG gene encoding flavodoxin-dependent (E)-4-hydroxy-3-methylbut-2-enyl-diphosphate synthase, with the protein MSSVRPWRDIERRQCRQIMVGNVPVGGDAPITVQTMTNTPTEDVGATIDQIRRCEDVGADIIRVSCPTKEATENFDKITKAANVPIVADIHFHYKRALEAADKGAACLRINPGNIGSSDRVAEVVRAAKANGCAIRIGVNAGSLEKDLLEKYGEPCPEALIESALDHIKLLQDHDFHEYKVAVKASDVFLAVAAYHGLAETVDCPLHLGITEAGGLIGGTVKSSIGIGSLLWAGIGDTIRVSLSAEPEQEVKVGFEMLKALGLRTRGVRVVSCPSCSRQGFDVIRTVEALEARLEHIKTPMSLSVLGCVVNGPGEARETDIGITGGGAGKHMVYLSGVTDHHVESEDMLDHIVALVEKKAAEIEAGTATAFDPHAEAAE; encoded by the coding sequence ATGTCATCAGTAAGACCTTGGCGCGACATCGAACGTCGCCAGTGCCGACAAATCATGGTGGGCAACGTGCCCGTGGGCGGCGATGCCCCGATTACCGTGCAGACCATGACCAATACGCCGACCGAAGATGTGGGCGCGACGATCGACCAGATCCGCCGGTGTGAGGACGTGGGCGCGGATATCATCCGCGTCTCCTGCCCCACCAAAGAGGCGACTGAGAATTTCGACAAGATCACCAAGGCTGCCAACGTCCCCATCGTTGCGGACATCCACTTCCACTACAAACGCGCGCTGGAAGCGGCCGACAAGGGCGCGGCCTGCCTGCGCATCAATCCGGGCAATATCGGCTCGTCAGACCGGGTGGCCGAAGTCGTCCGCGCGGCAAAGGCCAACGGCTGTGCGATCCGCATTGGCGTGAATGCGGGAAGCCTCGAGAAAGATTTGCTGGAGAAATACGGCGAGCCCTGCCCTGAGGCGCTGATTGAAAGCGCGCTCGATCATATCAAGCTGCTGCAGGATCACGACTTTCACGAATACAAGGTGGCGGTGAAAGCCAGCGACGTATTCCTGGCGGTCGCAGCCTACCACGGTCTTGCCGAAACGGTCGATTGCCCGCTGCACCTTGGCATTACCGAGGCAGGTGGGTTGATTGGCGGCACGGTAAAGTCATCCATCGGTATCGGCTCGCTCCTGTGGGCAGGTATCGGCGACACGATCCGCGTTTCGCTTTCCGCAGAGCCCGAGCAGGAAGTCAAAGTAGGCTTCGAAATGCTGAAAGCGCTGGGCCTGCGCACCCGCGGTGTTCGCGTGGTCTCCTGCCCCAGCTGCTCGCGCCAGGGTTTCGACGTGATCCGCACTGTAGAAGCGCTCGAAGCGCGGCTCGAACACATCAAGACGCCGATGAGCCTTTCGGTTCTCGGCTGCGTGGTCAACGGCCCCGGCGAAGCGCGCGAAACCGATATTGGCATCACCGGTGGCGGTGCTGGCAAGCATATGGTGTATTTGTCCGGCGTCACCGACCATCACGTGGAGTCGGAAGACATGCTCGACCATATTGTCGCTCTGGTCGAGAAGAAGGCGGCGGAGATCGAGGCGGGCACCGCCACGGCCTTCGATCCGCATGCTGAAGCGGCAGAATGA
- a CDS encoding CorA family divalent cation transporter yields the protein MDEKELEAESRELLPEDPAPDCPQDTPQLFARVLDGVGAGRPLSWEEAQAWQPGEEKEVLWMHLCRNQAGVDEFLLSLNIPEPTRELLVSDRTRPRAFREGDTLVATLRGINFNPGAQPEDMLSMQLWCDGKRLITLRRMPLQTPRRVLQMIDRREAGPTDAGALITELAEAMITRMNRSIVDMNQHIDRLEEMEDDGNAEKMLDEIAIIRRNCLGLKRHMGPMHEALEAISRYAPPWFEDHDRREIAESIDRLRRYLEDLDISKESAVVLMDDIRASSIARNEQATYLLTIVAGIFLPLGFITGLLGINVGGMPGVNDGDAFWVVVGLCCAILAVQLVLFWKWKWL from the coding sequence ATGGACGAGAAAGAATTGGAAGCAGAATCACGCGAATTGCTGCCGGAAGACCCCGCGCCCGATTGCCCGCAGGATACGCCGCAGCTGTTCGCCCGCGTTCTGGATGGGGTGGGTGCAGGCCGCCCGCTGAGCTGGGAAGAGGCGCAGGCATGGCAGCCGGGTGAGGAGAAAGAAGTCCTCTGGATGCACCTGTGCCGCAATCAGGCAGGCGTCGACGAATTCCTGCTCAGCCTTAATATCCCCGAACCGACCCGTGAATTGCTGGTGAGCGACCGGACCCGCCCGCGCGCGTTCCGCGAGGGTGATACGCTGGTGGCGACGCTGCGCGGGATCAACTTCAATCCGGGCGCCCAGCCTGAAGACATGTTGTCCATGCAGCTGTGGTGCGATGGGAAACGCCTTATTACCCTGCGCCGCATGCCACTGCAGACCCCGCGCCGCGTGCTCCAGATGATCGACCGACGCGAGGCAGGGCCTACCGATGCCGGTGCGCTGATTACCGAACTGGCCGAAGCGATGATCACACGGATGAACCGCTCAATCGTCGACATGAACCAGCATATCGATCGGCTGGAAGAGATGGAGGATGACGGCAATGCGGAGAAGATGCTCGATGAGATCGCCATCATTCGCCGCAATTGCCTCGGCCTGAAACGCCATATGGGGCCGATGCACGAGGCGCTTGAGGCCATATCGCGCTATGCGCCGCCGTGGTTCGAAGATCATGACCGGCGCGAAATTGCCGAGAGTATCGACCGGCTGCGGCGGTACTTGGAAGATCTAGATATCAGCAAGGAAAGCGCTGTCGTGCTGATGGACGACATCCGCGCCAGCTCCATCGCGCGCAACGAGCAGGCGACGTATCTGCTGACCATCGTGGCAGGCATTTTCCTGCCGCTCGGATTCATTACCGGCCTGCTCGGAATAAATGTGGGCGGGATGCCAGGTGTGAACGATGGCGATGCGTTCTGGGTGGTCGTTGGCTTGTGCTGCGCAATTCTGGCCGTGCAGCTTGTGCTGTTCTGGAAGTGGAAATGGCTGTAG
- a CDS encoding cation:proton antiporter domain-containing protein: MDLQNALLILGFALVAVLAFRRAGLGATLGYLVAGALLGPQVFALVAGAEQMAVVAELGIVMLLFVVGLELSPARLWRMKSAIFGLGFAQVAACGLAVTATILALTGYTMEAALAIGLPLGLSSTAQVLPMLQSAGRLRTPFGERAFSILLFQDLSIIPLITLVAAMSRNPAAQEGPAGWQLALYAVIAIVGLILAGRLLIRPLFRLIGGLGERELFVVAALFTVIASAFVMQSLGLSAALGAFIAGVMLADTPYRHELEADIEPFRSILLGLFFVSVGMMLDLGAVAERPFFVVGFAVLLIAVKTAIIFGLGKIVGMTWRGALALGLLLSQGGEFAFVLYTQAQSAMLIASESASIFGAIVTLSMAATPFLMIATRRIREEPKGEEEEREKPSNEGASAVVVGYGRFGQSVSQTLKAAGLSITAIDRKASQIDIAEEFGSKVYYGDGTRMDLLRQAGGAEAQLIMFCTDETPEAGLIESVHEAFPNAQIYIRGYDRRSVIELAETAAECVVREVFESAIRMAMMALESVGVSEAEISRAEAKYRKFDKQRMDVQIEGGDIYAAKEMTREQQRSMNEEADKDPEDLS; the protein is encoded by the coding sequence ATGGACCTGCAGAATGCGCTGCTGATACTGGGCTTTGCGCTGGTTGCGGTGCTTGCATTCCGGCGTGCCGGGCTTGGCGCGACGCTTGGCTATCTGGTGGCTGGTGCGCTGCTCGGTCCGCAGGTCTTCGCTCTTGTTGCCGGGGCGGAGCAAATGGCCGTGGTGGCGGAGCTGGGCATCGTCATGCTGCTCTTCGTCGTCGGTCTGGAGCTCAGCCCGGCGCGTTTGTGGCGGATGAAATCTGCGATTTTCGGCCTAGGCTTTGCGCAGGTCGCGGCCTGCGGTCTGGCGGTAACCGCCACGATCCTCGCGCTGACCGGCTATACGATGGAGGCGGCGCTGGCGATTGGCCTGCCGCTGGGTCTCAGTTCCACCGCGCAGGTCCTGCCGATGCTGCAATCCGCCGGTCGTCTGCGCACGCCATTCGGTGAGCGGGCGTTCTCGATCCTGCTGTTTCAAGACCTCTCGATCATTCCGCTAATCACGCTGGTCGCCGCCATGAGCCGCAATCCGGCGGCGCAGGAAGGCCCTGCCGGATGGCAGCTGGCGCTCTATGCCGTCATCGCGATCGTCGGGCTTATTCTTGCTGGACGGCTGCTCATCCGCCCGTTGTTCCGCCTGATCGGCGGGCTGGGCGAACGTGAGCTGTTCGTCGTCGCGGCGCTCTTCACCGTCATCGCCAGTGCCTTCGTCATGCAGTCGCTGGGGCTGTCCGCCGCGCTGGGCGCATTTATCGCCGGCGTGATGCTCGCCGATACGCCTTACCGGCACGAGCTGGAGGCGGATATCGAACCTTTTCGCTCCATCCTGCTTGGCCTTTTCTTCGTCTCTGTGGGCATGATGCTCGATCTGGGCGCGGTGGCGGAGCGGCCATTCTTTGTGGTCGGTTTCGCCGTGCTGCTGATTGCAGTGAAGACAGCGATCATTTTTGGCCTCGGCAAGATTGTCGGCATGACATGGCGCGGCGCACTGGCGCTCGGCCTGCTGCTGAGCCAGGGCGGTGAATTCGCTTTCGTGCTCTACACACAGGCCCAGTCCGCCATGCTGATCGCAAGCGAAAGTGCGAGCATCTTCGGCGCGATCGTGACGCTTAGCATGGCGGCGACACCGTTCCTGATGATCGCCACTCGCCGCATCCGCGAAGAGCCCAAAGGCGAAGAGGAAGAACGCGAAAAGCCCAGCAACGAAGGCGCCAGCGCCGTGGTGGTAGGCTATGGCCGCTTTGGCCAGAGCGTTTCGCAAACGCTCAAGGCGGCTGGCCTCTCAATCACGGCAATCGATCGCAAGGCATCGCAAATCGACATTGCGGAGGAATTCGGAAGCAAGGTCTATTACGGAGATGGCACGCGCATGGATCTGCTGCGCCAGGCGGGCGGGGCAGAAGCGCAGCTCATCATGTTCTGCACCGATGAAACGCCAGAGGCCGGCCTGATCGAATCGGTGCACGAAGCCTTCCCCAATGCGCAGATCTACATTCGCGGTTATGACCGGCGTTCGGTAATCGAGCTGGCCGAAACGGCTGCCGAGTGCGTCGTGCGCGAGGTATTCGAGTCGGCGATCCGTATGGCAATGATGGCACTGGAAAGTGTCGGCGTAAGCGAGGCAGAGATCAGCCGCGCTGAAGCGAAATACCGTAAATTCGATAAGCAGCGCATGGACGTGCAGATCGAAGGCGGCGATATCTATGCCGCCAAGGAGATGACGCGCGAACAGCAGCGGTCGATGAACGAGGAAGCTGACAAGGACCCGGAAGACCTGTCCTGA
- a CDS encoding sensor domain-containing phosphodiesterase: MEHVAINLPDFEAPSAPLPGELVHNEAIERILQSVRGHLGVEIAFVSRYVEGEQRELTHVSSDLDLPMGPGFREPREEAYCWHILNGRLPELIQDPSDFPLTEKLAITDFLPVGCHINTPLRLSDGTVWGSFCALGRTPDRTLTERDLNILKSFAGLAAERIESSLETDILSMQARERVESMLDGHGVSTFQQPIMSLETGQPVGVECLSRFPDLTKRGPDAWFEDAELVGLGKELEMTAVRCALESLSHIPEGLYATVNVSPQTVASGAVRELLEDSGIPNLVVEITEHCQVDDFEELSREISALKAHAKIAIDDVGTGYAGLRHIVDLQPDILKMDMVLTRGIEADPARKAMTAALVRLAKEIGCTLVAEGIETEAEARTMKKLGVDCGQGYLYSRPLPVVAAQQFLMAAKTQH; the protein is encoded by the coding sequence ATGGAACATGTCGCAATCAACCTGCCCGACTTTGAAGCGCCGAGTGCGCCGCTTCCCGGTGAACTCGTGCACAATGAGGCGATCGAGCGCATCCTGCAGAGTGTGCGCGGTCATCTAGGCGTCGAGATCGCCTTTGTGTCCCGCTATGTCGAGGGCGAACAGCGCGAACTTACGCATGTCAGCTCGGACCTCGATCTGCCCATGGGGCCTGGCTTCCGTGAACCGCGAGAGGAGGCCTATTGCTGGCATATCCTCAACGGTCGCCTGCCCGAATTGATTCAGGATCCGTCGGATTTCCCGCTGACCGAGAAGCTCGCAATTACCGATTTTCTGCCAGTGGGCTGCCATATAAATACGCCACTGCGCCTGTCCGACGGCACCGTCTGGGGCAGTTTCTGCGCGCTGGGCCGCACGCCCGATCGCACGCTGACAGAGCGCGATCTGAACATCCTGAAAAGCTTTGCCGGCCTCGCTGCCGAACGGATCGAAAGCTCGCTGGAAACAGATATTCTTTCCATGCAGGCACGTGAACGCGTCGAATCGATGCTGGACGGGCACGGCGTTTCGACTTTTCAGCAGCCCATCATGTCGCTCGAGACCGGGCAGCCGGTGGGCGTGGAATGCCTCTCGCGTTTCCCCGATCTCACCAAGCGCGGGCCGGATGCCTGGTTTGAAGACGCCGAACTGGTGGGCCTGGGCAAGGAACTAGAAATGACCGCGGTGCGCTGTGCGCTCGAATCGCTGTCGCATATTCCCGAAGGTCTTTACGCCACGGTCAATGTTTCGCCGCAGACGGTGGCATCGGGCGCGGTACGCGAATTGCTTGAAGATTCGGGTATTCCGAATCTCGTCGTCGAGATTACCGAACACTGCCAGGTCGATGATTTTGAAGAGCTTTCACGCGAAATTTCCGCATTGAAAGCCCACGCCAAGATCGCAATCGATGACGTTGGCACCGGCTATGCGGGCCTGCGCCACATCGTCGATCTGCAGCCTGATATTCTCAAGATGGATATGGTGCTCACGCGCGGCATCGAAGCCGATCCCGCCCGCAAAGCCATGACAGCCGCGCTGGTGCGCCTGGCGAAGGAAATCGGCTGCACGCTGGTTGCCGAAGGGATCGAGACCGAGGCAGAAGCGCGCACGATGAAGAAGCTCGGCGTGGATTGCGGTCAGGGTTATCTCTATTCACGGCCGCTGCCGGTTGTCGCCGCCCAGCAATTCCTTATGGCGGCCAAGACCCAGCATTGA